A genomic window from Sebaldella sp. S0638 includes:
- the pgk gene encoding phosphoglycerate kinase: protein MAKKTVKDLDVKGKKVLMRVDFNVPMKDGKITDENRIVAALPTIKYVLENGGRVIAFSHLGKVKEEADKASKSLRPVAERLAELLGQPVKFIPETRGAELEKAVSELKDGEIMMFENTRFEDIDGKKESKNDPELGKYWASLGDVFVNDAFGTAHRAHASNVGIASHLETAAGFLMEKEIEFIGGVVTNPARPLVAILGGAKVSDKIGVIENLIEKADKILIGGGMMFTFLKAQGKNIGSSLLEEDKVDLAKQLLEKAKANGKELVLPIDTVVAKEFKNDTEFKTVSVDSIEDGWMGLDIGADSIKLFSEKLSGAKTVVWNGPMGVFEMPNFAKGTIGVCEAIAHLEGATTIIGGGDSAAAAIQLGYADKFTHISTGGGASLEYLEGKVLPGVEAISDK from the coding sequence ATGGCAAAAAAAACTGTTAAAGATTTAGACGTAAAAGGAAAAAAAGTTTTAATGAGGGTAGATTTTAATGTACCTATGAAAGATGGAAAAATTACTGACGAAAACAGAATAGTTGCAGCTCTGCCTACTATTAAATATGTACTTGAAAACGGAGGAAGAGTTATCGCTTTCTCACATCTTGGAAAAGTGAAGGAAGAAGCAGATAAAGCTTCTAAATCTTTAAGACCTGTTGCTGAAAGATTAGCTGAATTACTTGGACAGCCTGTAAAATTTATTCCTGAAACAAGAGGAGCTGAATTGGAAAAAGCTGTTTCTGAGCTGAAAGACGGAGAAATCATGATGTTTGAAAATACTAGATTTGAAGACATTGATGGTAAGAAAGAATCTAAAAATGATCCTGAATTAGGTAAATACTGGGCTTCTTTAGGAGATGTATTTGTTAATGACGCATTCGGAACTGCTCACAGAGCGCATGCTTCTAACGTTGGAATAGCAAGCCATCTTGAAACTGCTGCCGGATTCCTTATGGAAAAAGAAATAGAATTCATCGGCGGAGTTGTTACTAATCCTGCAAGACCTTTAGTTGCTATACTTGGCGGAGCTAAAGTTTCTGATAAAATCGGTGTTATTGAAAATCTTATAGAAAAAGCAGACAAAATCCTAATCGGCGGAGGAATGATGTTTACTTTCCTGAAAGCTCAGGGGAAAAATATCGGTTCATCTCTTCTTGAAGAAGATAAAGTCGATCTTGCAAAACAGCTTCTTGAAAAAGCAAAAGCAAACGGTAAAGAATTAGTTCTTCCTATTGACACAGTTGTAGCAAAAGAATTCAAGAATGATACTGAATTCAAAACTGTTTCTGTAGATTCTATTGAAGATGGATGGATGGGACTCGATATAGGTGCTGATTCTATTAAGCTTTTCTCTGAAAAATTAAGCGGGGCAAAAACTGTTGTTTGGAATGGTCCTATGGGTGTATTTGAAATGCCTAATTTTGCTAAAGGAACAATCGGTGTTTGTGAAGCAATTGCCCACCTTGAAGGTGCTACTACAATAATCGGCGGCGGAGACTCTGCAGCTGCTGCTATACAGCTTGGATATGCTGATAAATTCACACATATCTCTACTGGCGGAGGAGCTTCTCTTGAATATCTGGAAGGAAAAGTCTTACCAGGTGTAGAAGCAATTTCTGATAAATAA